Proteins co-encoded in one Candidatus Nitrosocosmicus arcticus genomic window:
- a CDS encoding AAA family ATPase, with protein MSRADSILKLVKTSYTSSPTFKQATFFGVPHNYKDIKTLRDLLEINYKYQPVKNQLRQNLIAKIKNNENPFVGIIGFDDTVIPAIKRALLAGHDILFVGHIGQGKTKLAELISANLLSPIPIVEGTLTNDIPTEMPYTHLVDLLNGNAIDKMLPEFYVSKDCEEIIKNNGLDTKIKWLDGKQRYRYILATPDISVKDLVGQIDVVKIIKKGIEVFDIDSYSPGYLLQARYGILCLDELPVLDPRKQVTLLSVLQEGRFTTGAYPVFFKPDVKIIATANPIDYTHSGKIIEPLADRLKSHIETHYPNTIDDETLILVQEMDMLNRNQTFLPIFMLKAITRIFQKIRTHPDINSDRGVSVRSTIHSLEAVIGEVERARSLVNNVKTIPRFSDLQCIFQSSKFELDEIEDTTENKTLFLNNVINEVIQETCLHFFNEFFKPQELVSIKNEFRNKSFIVVQNQYQHLPTQVVDDAEGTKLAKESRDTSFSYTDQLRHLPVISKTLRGVIAKIKQEQDYFIQKARQNEIDRNLQYIQFENVWNGKENNNEELLATSSELLFEYLRFSSPPILDKREDRFEIRE; from the coding sequence TTGTCTCGCGCAGATTCTATTCTAAAATTGGTTAAAACCTCGTACACGTCATCACCCACGTTTAAGCAGGCCACTTTTTTCGGAGTTCCACACAACTACAAGGATATAAAGACCCTAAGAGACCTTTTAGAAATTAATTACAAGTATCAGCCAGTAAAGAATCAATTAAGACAAAACCTTATTGCTAAAATTAAGAATAATGAAAATCCATTCGTAGGAATTATAGGGTTTGATGATACAGTTATCCCGGCCATAAAGAGAGCACTCTTGGCGGGACATGATATACTGTTTGTAGGCCACATAGGTCAGGGAAAAACCAAACTTGCTGAATTAATTTCAGCGAACCTCTTGTCACCCATCCCCATAGTGGAAGGAACTTTGACAAATGATATTCCAACCGAAATGCCTTATACTCATCTTGTCGATTTATTAAATGGAAATGCGATTGACAAGATGCTTCCAGAATTTTATGTTTCAAAAGACTGTGAGGAAATAATCAAAAATAATGGTTTAGACACCAAAATAAAATGGCTAGACGGCAAGCAAAGGTACAGATACATACTAGCAACCCCCGACATTTCCGTTAAAGATTTAGTAGGACAAATTGATGTTGTAAAAATTATCAAAAAGGGTATTGAAGTTTTTGATATTGATTCATACTCTCCGGGATATTTACTACAAGCCAGATATGGGATTTTATGTCTTGACGAGTTACCCGTCCTAGATCCCCGAAAACAGGTAACATTGCTTAGTGTACTACAAGAAGGAAGATTTACAACTGGTGCTTATCCGGTATTCTTCAAACCAGATGTAAAAATAATTGCTACGGCAAATCCTATAGATTACACTCATTCTGGAAAAATAATCGAACCTTTAGCCGATCGTTTGAAGAGCCATATTGAGACACATTATCCTAATACGATTGATGATGAAACCCTAATTTTGGTACAAGAAATGGACATGCTAAATAGAAATCAAACTTTTTTGCCAATTTTCATGTTAAAAGCAATTACCAGAATTTTCCAAAAGATTAGAACCCATCCTGATATCAATAGCGATAGAGGAGTGAGTGTACGGTCAACCATTCATTCCTTAGAAGCAGTCATCGGTGAAGTAGAGAGGGCTCGTTCTCTGGTAAATAATGTTAAAACAATACCCAGATTCTCAGATCTACAATGCATATTCCAGTCTTCAAAGTTTGAACTAGATGAAATAGAAGATACGACAGAAAATAAGACGCTATTTCTAAATAACGTGATCAATGAAGTTATACAAGAGACATGCTTACATTTTTTTAATGAATTTTTCAAGCCCCAAGAACTAGTATCCATTAAAAATGAGTTTAGAAACAAATCATTTATAGTAGTTCAAAATCAATACCAACATTTACCAACTCAAGTGGTAGATGATGCAGAAGGAACTAAGTTGGCAAAAGAATCAAGGGATACATCGTTTTCATATACAGACCAGTTGAGACATCTTCCAGTGATATCCAAGACATTAAGAGGCGTCATCGCTAAAATTAAGCAAGAACAAGATTACTTTATTCAAAAGGCTCGTCAAAATGAGATTGACAGGAATCTCCAATATATTCAGTTCGAAAATGTATGGAACGGTAAGGAAAACAATAACGAAGAACTCTTAGCAACTTCTTCCGAGTTACTCTTTGAATATTTAAGGTTTAGTTCCCCCCCAATTCTGGATAAAAGGGAAGACAGGTTCGAAATTAGAGAATAA
- a CDS encoding metal ABC transporter ATP-binding protein: protein MSEKEKEKEKVSNSIVKLDNISYRNDSEVILDNISFEIDRGDFLGIIGPNGAGKTTLFKCLLGLNKEYTGNIRLFDKDIRNHAKEIYKKIGYIPQSNSFDPRFPATVKEIIQLGSVGGKAFDEKKVKELIELTGITEYLNKRIGDLSGGQQQRVMITKALIHDPEVLILDEPDTAIDAAVLKLFYKLLTKLNKERKITIIWSSHDLDAVSLLSNKVACLYRKLFFHGISQDFFNNESNLKTFAESSMHIHIKSHSH, encoded by the coding sequence ATGTCTGAGAAGGAGAAGGAGAAGGAAAAGGTTTCAAATTCTATTGTCAAATTAGACAATATAAGTTACAGGAATGACTCTGAAGTTATTTTGGATAATATCTCCTTTGAAATAGACAGAGGAGATTTTTTAGGAATTATTGGACCAAATGGTGCAGGTAAAACTACTCTTTTTAAATGTCTGCTAGGGTTGAACAAAGAGTATACGGGCAATATAAGATTATTTGATAAAGACATAAGAAATCATGCAAAAGAGATTTATAAAAAGATAGGATATATCCCTCAATCAAACAGTTTCGATCCCAGGTTTCCTGCTACAGTAAAGGAAATAATTCAATTAGGTTCTGTAGGAGGGAAGGCTTTTGACGAAAAAAAAGTAAAAGAATTGATAGAATTGACAGGTATAACTGAATATCTCAATAAAAGAATAGGCGATCTATCGGGAGGGCAACAGCAAAGGGTCATGATAACTAAAGCACTTATTCATGATCCAGAAGTGCTGATTTTGGACGAGCCGGATACAGCTATAGATGCAGCCGTATTGAAATTGTTCTATAAACTTTTAACAAAACTGAACAAGGAAAGAAAAATTACCATTATTTGGTCTTCACATGATCTCGACGCGGTGAGTTTGCTTTCAAATAAAGTGGCTTGTCTTTATCGGAAACTCTTTTTTCATGGAATTTCACAAGATTTTTTTAACAATGAAAGTAATCTCAAGACATTTGCTGAATCGTCAATGCACATCCACATAAAAAGCCATTCGCATTGA
- a CDS encoding S1C family serine protease: protein MIIQSPQAFAQNQSLEQHLGLFGNGNNSLLNDIFSKVKDSVVQISTEYQAVDPSNRLYDSTGTSPFTMKFGSGFIYDKSGIIITNYHVVSSATNIIVTFNDGNSYTAKVVGVDPYGDISVLKLDNPVDEKLIPVTLANSSNLKVGDPVLAIGNPYGLDNTLTFGIISQIGRLLPNSDLGYSIPNVIQTDAAINPGNSGGPLIDLDGKVVGMNTAIFSNTGAYTGVGFSIPSNDILRIIPSLIETGTYQHPWLGISGSKLSPTLAEMFGLPPNYKGVLIENVVSKGPADKAGLKGMLIQGNRFGEQQILDKDIIIAIDGKPVSRIDDIISYLDIYKKVGDKVNLTVNRNGQIINLVATLEARPDLPLQEIQSQSDPNYNEAQPYTPFPNFKLPQLPEFKLPDLPNFNIPGL, encoded by the coding sequence GTGATTATTCAATCCCCACAAGCATTTGCTCAAAATCAAAGTCTAGAACAGCATCTAGGTTTGTTTGGTAATGGAAACAATTCATTGTTAAATGATATATTCAGTAAAGTAAAAGATTCTGTTGTTCAAATAAGTACAGAATATCAAGCTGTGGATCCTTCAAACAGGCTTTATGATTCAACAGGTACCAGCCCATTCACAATGAAGTTTGGCTCTGGATTTATTTATGACAAATCAGGCATCATAATAACGAATTACCATGTTGTTAGCTCTGCAACCAACATAATAGTTACATTCAACGATGGTAACAGTTACACCGCCAAAGTAGTTGGTGTAGATCCTTATGGAGACATCTCGGTATTGAAACTGGATAATCCAGTGGATGAAAAATTGATTCCTGTAACGTTAGCAAATTCCTCAAACTTAAAGGTCGGGGATCCGGTTCTGGCTATTGGTAACCCGTATGGGCTTGACAATACTTTAACATTTGGGATTATTAGTCAAATCGGTAGATTATTGCCAAACTCAGATTTGGGTTATTCTATTCCCAATGTAATTCAGACAGATGCTGCGATTAATCCGGGCAATTCAGGAGGACCTCTGATAGATCTTGACGGTAAAGTGGTAGGTATGAATACCGCGATATTTTCAAATACAGGAGCTTACACAGGAGTAGGATTTTCAATTCCTTCCAATGATATTCTCAGAATAATACCTTCCTTAATAGAAACGGGTACATATCAGCACCCTTGGTTAGGCATATCAGGATCAAAGCTATCCCCCACTTTAGCTGAAATGTTCGGACTACCCCCCAATTACAAAGGTGTATTAATTGAGAATGTTGTGTCTAAAGGACCGGCAGACAAAGCAGGTTTGAAAGGAATGTTAATTCAAGGAAACAGATTTGGTGAACAACAAATACTAGATAAAGATATAATAATTGCAATAGACGGAAAACCTGTTTCAAGAATTGATGATATAATTTCTTATTTAGACATATACAAGAAAGTAGGAGACAAAGTAAATTTGACCGTTAACCGCAATGGGCAAATAATAAACCTTGTTGCCACTTTAGAAGCTAGACCAGATTTGCCTTTGCAAGAAATTCAATCTCAATCCGATCCCAATTATAACGAAGCTCAGCCTTATACCCCGTTTCCAAATTTCAAACTACCACAACTTCCAGAATTTAAACTTCCGGATTTGCCTAATTTTAATATCCCTGGCTTATGA
- a CDS encoding PH domain-containing protein — translation MSDKKNNFNTDITDEDELDEIKKIAEMLNPDERVLVVARQSRFKPGGSQLSPNVVYATDRRIILRDPSMLGLKQEIIDIPYNVITNAKIEKGLLSASVIFNAPGLFNPNIPGRMPWIKRLETDEHGENGVIDAIPKKKAEDLIEVIRNGITQIRSPSYSSTGVNNANYVPHPSGHVSHADELKKLADLKEKGVISEEEFKRMKEKIIGKE, via the coding sequence ATGTCGGATAAGAAAAATAATTTTAATACAGATATAACTGATGAAGATGAGCTTGATGAAATAAAAAAAATTGCAGAGATGTTAAACCCGGATGAGAGAGTATTGGTGGTTGCTAGGCAATCGAGATTTAAACCAGGCGGGTCTCAGCTTTCACCCAATGTAGTTTATGCAACTGATAGAAGAATCATCTTAAGAGATCCAAGTATGCTTGGGTTAAAACAAGAAATAATTGATATTCCTTACAATGTTATTACAAACGCGAAAATAGAAAAAGGCCTGCTTTCGGCCTCTGTAATCTTTAATGCGCCAGGATTGTTTAACCCCAATATTCCTGGGAGGATGCCATGGATAAAGAGGTTAGAAACAGATGAGCATGGAGAAAACGGAGTAATTGATGCTATTCCCAAGAAAAAGGCAGAAGATTTGATAGAGGTGATCCGTAATGGCATTACCCAGATACGATCCCCTTCTTACTCTTCAACAGGCGTTAATAATGCAAACTATGTTCCCCACCCTTCCGGTCATGTATCGCACGCCGATGAACTGAAGAAGCTTGCGGACCTGAAGGAAAAGGGCGTGATCTCAGAAGAAGAATTTAAAAGGATGAAGGAAAAGATAATCGGAAAGGAATAG